The following coding sequences lie in one Geotoga petraea genomic window:
- a CDS encoding lipopolysaccharide assembly protein LapA domain-containing protein has translation MQKFKITVILIVSILLLLLIIQNTNKVQTNFLWFKGEISLIILLLLTTIGGFIVGLLTSWRNDRKKKTKKED, from the coding sequence ATGCAAAAATTTAAAATAACGGTTATTTTAATTGTCAGTATTTTATTGCTTTTGCTCATTATACAAAATACTAATAAAGTACAGACTAATTTTTTGTGGTTTAAAGGTGAAATATCCTTGATAATTTTATTGCTGTTAACAACCATTGGAGGGTTTATAGTAGGGTTATTAACTTCTTGGAGAAATGATAGAAAGAAGAAAACAAAAAAAGAAGATTGA